One segment of Variovorax sp. PAMC28562 DNA contains the following:
- a CDS encoding DsbA family protein, translating to MNAHTASTKANPLLAPDSATDHIHGSKSARVTLVEYGDFECPSCGQAHAALKIMLAHFGPNLRFVYRHFPQREVHSHAELAAETAEAAGAQGKFWQMHDLLFAHQQHLDEKHLHQYAKELELDIPRFENEMRDHVYLQRVQEQVAGAERLHVRATPAFYVNGVFTDVSFGLEHLHQAIDEALSTGRAAG from the coding sequence CATCCACCAAGGCCAATCCTTTGTTGGCGCCAGACAGCGCCACCGACCACATTCATGGTTCGAAATCGGCTCGCGTCACGCTGGTCGAGTACGGAGATTTCGAGTGCCCTTCGTGCGGTCAGGCGCATGCCGCGCTGAAGATCATGCTGGCGCATTTCGGGCCGAACCTGCGTTTCGTCTATCGTCATTTTCCGCAACGCGAGGTGCATTCCCATGCGGAGCTGGCGGCCGAAACGGCCGAAGCTGCCGGCGCACAGGGCAAGTTCTGGCAGATGCACGACCTGCTGTTCGCCCACCAGCAGCACCTCGATGAAAAGCACCTGCACCAGTACGCGAAAGAGCTGGAGCTCGACATACCCCGTTTCGAGAACGAGATGCGCGACCACGTCTACCTGCAGCGTGTGCAGGAGCAGGTGGCTGGTGCGGAGCGGCTGCACGTGCGCGCCACGCCGGCTTTTTATGTGAACGGCGTTTTTACCGATGTGTCGTTCGGGCTGGAGCATTTGCACCAGGCTATCGACGAGGCGCTTTCAACCGGTCGAGCAGCGGGTTGA
- a CDS encoding FMN-dependent NADH-azoreductase, with the protein MKLLHIDSSILAAGSVSRQLSAETVAEFRKSHPDTTVEYLDLAVDTPNHFNADALGIKIGVQAQPTEAQARENAVSEKLVSQFLASDVIVIGVPLYNFTVPTQLKAWIDRLAQPGRTFKYGEKGPVGLAGGKQVFVLISRGGVYSTTEGGQALEHQESYLKAIFGFFGITDVKFIRAEGLAMGDAVKAAAIATAQKQIEEAVQGEALAA; encoded by the coding sequence ATGAAATTGCTGCACATCGACTCCAGCATCCTGGCTGCCGGCTCTGTGTCGCGCCAGCTCAGCGCCGAAACGGTCGCTGAATTCCGCAAGTCCCACCCCGACACCACCGTCGAGTATCTCGACCTGGCCGTCGACACCCCCAACCATTTCAACGCCGACGCGCTTGGCATCAAGATCGGCGTGCAAGCGCAGCCAACCGAAGCGCAGGCACGCGAAAACGCAGTGTCGGAAAAGCTGGTGAGCCAGTTTCTGGCCTCGGATGTCATCGTCATCGGCGTGCCGCTCTACAACTTCACTGTGCCGACCCAGCTCAAAGCGTGGATCGACCGCTTGGCCCAACCCGGCCGCACTTTCAAGTACGGCGAAAAAGGACCAGTCGGCCTTGCTGGCGGCAAGCAGGTGTTCGTGCTGATCTCGCGCGGCGGCGTGTATTCGACGACCGAAGGCGGCCAAGCCCTGGAGCACCAGGAGTCGTACCTCAAGGCGATCTTCGGTTTCTTCGGCATCACCGACGTCAAGTTCATTCGGGCCGAAGGGCTGGCGATGGGCGATGCGGTGAAGGCCGCGGCCATCGCGACAGCGCAAAAGCAGATCGAAGAAGCTGTCCAAGGCGAAGCCCTGGCGGCCTGA
- a CDS encoding LysR family transcriptional regulator — protein sequence MQDLNDMVFFAEVAERGGFAAASRALGVPKSRLSRRVADLETQLGVQLMQRSTRRLSLTPAGEVYLRHCAAMRDAAQAAADAVAQVQTEPRGTVRISCPVTMAHSSVGPLLPEFLKRYPAVRIDLRVLNRPVDLVEEGIDVALRVRTTIEDSATLVAKSFGVSRGLLVATPKLLAQQGPVVVPADLARLDTVAMSAGEGRTHWHLEGPKGAVYDHSHSPRYLADDLATLQFAVLDGVGASVLPDYMCRADVAAGRLIEVLPGWGPTPAISHAVFPARRALVPAIRALIDFLAENINGDEPHSLFRT from the coding sequence ATGCAAGATCTCAACGACATGGTGTTCTTTGCCGAGGTGGCGGAACGGGGCGGCTTTGCCGCAGCCAGCCGCGCGCTCGGTGTTCCCAAGTCGCGGCTTTCGCGCCGCGTAGCCGACCTCGAGACCCAACTCGGCGTGCAGCTGATGCAGCGCAGCACGCGCCGCCTGTCGCTTACGCCAGCAGGCGAGGTGTATCTGCGTCATTGCGCGGCAATGCGCGATGCCGCGCAGGCCGCCGCCGATGCTGTGGCACAGGTGCAGACCGAGCCGCGGGGCACGGTCCGAATCAGTTGCCCGGTAACGATGGCGCACAGCAGCGTCGGTCCGTTGTTGCCGGAGTTTTTGAAGCGCTACCCGGCGGTCCGTATCGATCTGCGCGTGCTCAACCGGCCCGTCGATCTGGTCGAGGAAGGTATTGATGTGGCCCTGCGCGTGCGAACGACCATCGAAGACAGCGCGACGCTGGTCGCCAAATCATTCGGGGTGAGCCGTGGCTTGCTGGTCGCCACGCCGAAGTTGTTGGCGCAGCAGGGTCCGGTGGTCGTGCCCGCAGATCTGGCCCGGCTCGATACCGTGGCGATGTCCGCGGGCGAGGGTCGGACGCACTGGCATCTCGAAGGACCGAAGGGCGCGGTGTACGACCACTCGCATTCGCCCCGCTATCTGGCTGACGACCTGGCCACGCTGCAGTTCGCGGTGCTCGATGGCGTCGGTGCATCCGTGTTGCCCGACTACATGTGCCGTGCCGATGTCGCGGCGGGCCGGCTCATCGAGGTGTTGCCCGGGTGGGGTCCGACGCCCGCGATCTCGCATGCGGTGTTTCCGGCGCGCCGGGCGCTGGTGCCGGCAATTCGAGCGCTGATCGACTTTTTGGCCGAAAACATCAATGGCGACGAACCTCATTCGCTTTTTCGGACGTGA
- a CDS encoding peroxiredoxin, which yields MATLRLGDTAPNFSQDSSEGPIDFYEWAGNSWVVLFSHPADFTPVCTTELGKTAALATEFAKRGVKPIALSVDPVGKHKEWIADINETQNTTVNFPILADADRKVSDLYDMIHPNASATATVRSVFIIDPKHLLRTTFTYPASTGRNFDEILRVIDSLQLTDGYKVATPVNWKDGDDVVIIPSIQDPAEIAERFPKGFKAVKPYLRLTPQPNK from the coding sequence ATGGCAACTTTGCGACTCGGCGACACCGCCCCGAATTTCTCTCAAGACTCCAGCGAAGGCCCGATCGATTTCTATGAGTGGGCCGGCAATTCATGGGTCGTGCTGTTCTCGCATCCTGCGGACTTCACGCCGGTGTGCACGACCGAACTTGGCAAGACCGCGGCGCTCGCCACCGAATTCGCCAAGCGTGGCGTCAAGCCGATCGCCTTGAGTGTCGACCCTGTCGGCAAGCACAAGGAATGGATCGCCGACATCAACGAGACGCAGAACACGACCGTCAACTTTCCGATCCTGGCCGACGCCGATCGCAAGGTGTCCGACCTGTACGACATGATTCATCCGAACGCATCCGCCACGGCCACCGTGCGCAGCGTGTTCATCATCGATCCGAAGCATCTGTTGCGCACCACGTTTACCTATCCCGCCAGCACCGGGCGCAACTTCGACGAGATCCTGCGCGTCATCGATTCGCTGCAGCTCACCGATGGCTACAAGGTCGCGACGCCGGTGAACTGGAAAGACGGCGACGACGTCGTCATCATCCCGAGCATCCAGGACCCGGCTGAAATCGCAGAGCGCTTTCCGAAGGGCTTCAAGGCGGTCAAGCCTTACCTGCGGCTCACGCCTCAGCCGAACAAATAA
- a CDS encoding RBBP9/YdeN family alpha/beta hydrolase, producing the protein MKQPRIVIVPGWRDSGAGHWQTLWQERMPGAQRVVQDDWASPTRAAWVGALTKLVLQGDEPVVIAAHSLGCIAVAHLPPEAAAKVQGALLAAPADPERRAVLHDFAPVPYAALPYRSIVVASSNDPFCPVRLAGAYARAWGSEFVRMQNAGHINSDSGHGPWALGLALFQSLYSEELLAIS; encoded by the coding sequence GTGAAGCAGCCTCGCATCGTCATTGTCCCGGGTTGGCGCGACTCCGGCGCAGGCCATTGGCAGACGCTGTGGCAAGAGCGCATGCCGGGCGCCCAGCGCGTCGTACAGGACGATTGGGCTTCGCCAACGCGCGCAGCCTGGGTCGGCGCTCTGACCAAGCTCGTGCTCCAGGGTGACGAGCCGGTGGTGATCGCAGCGCACAGCCTCGGTTGCATCGCGGTAGCGCACCTGCCGCCTGAAGCCGCCGCGAAGGTGCAGGGAGCGTTGCTGGCCGCGCCGGCTGACCCGGAACGCCGCGCCGTGCTGCATGACTTCGCACCGGTGCCGTATGCGGCCTTGCCATATCGCAGCATCGTGGTGGCGAGCAGCAACGATCCGTTTTGTCCGGTGCGGCTGGCTGGCGCGTATGCCCGCGCATGGGGTAGCGAATTCGTCCGGATGCAGAATGCGGGCCATATCAACAGCGACTCCGGGCACGGGCCCTGGGCGCTCGGCCTGGCACTCTTCCAGTCGTTGTATTCAGAAGAACTTTTGGCAATCTCATGA
- a CDS encoding sulfate ABC transporter substrate-binding protein: MTFRFKTFVAAFALASSVLAAPAFAQSTTLLNASYDVAREFYKDYNAAFVAHYKKVTGKDVKIDQSHGGSSAQARSVADGLDADVVTMNTSTDIDFLAGVGVVAKDWPKKFPDNASPTTSTMLILVRNGNPKGIKDWDDLIKPGVQVVIVNPKTGGNGRYAYLAAWGYVKKKGGTDAQAAEFVGKLFKNTPVLARGGRDATTAFLQRNIGDALITFESEVVSIDREFGAGKVDSVYPSISIVAENPVAIVERTTAKKGTGELAKAYLDWLYSDEAQEIAAKHALRPRSQAVLKKYADTFKPLQLFTVQELFGSLGDAQKVHFNDGGQFDKLYTPGSK, translated from the coding sequence ATGACTTTTAGATTCAAGACCTTCGTCGCGGCTTTCGCGCTCGCTTCTTCGGTGCTGGCCGCACCGGCCTTTGCCCAGAGCACCACCTTGCTCAACGCTTCTTACGACGTGGCGCGCGAGTTCTACAAGGACTACAACGCGGCCTTCGTCGCGCACTACAAAAAGGTCACCGGCAAGGACGTGAAGATCGACCAGTCGCACGGCGGCTCGAGCGCACAGGCCCGCAGCGTGGCCGATGGCCTCGACGCCGATGTGGTCACGATGAACACCAGCACCGACATCGACTTTCTGGCCGGTGTCGGCGTGGTCGCCAAAGACTGGCCGAAGAAGTTTCCGGACAACGCCTCGCCGACCACGTCGACCATGCTGATCCTGGTGCGCAACGGCAATCCGAAAGGCATCAAGGACTGGGACGACCTGATCAAGCCGGGCGTACAGGTGGTCATCGTCAACCCCAAGACCGGCGGCAACGGGCGCTACGCCTACCTTGCAGCCTGGGGCTACGTGAAGAAGAAGGGCGGCACCGACGCGCAAGCGGCCGAGTTCGTCGGCAAGCTGTTCAAGAACACGCCGGTGCTGGCCCGCGGTGGCCGCGATGCGACCACCGCTTTCCTGCAGCGCAACATCGGCGATGCGTTGATCACCTTCGAGTCCGAAGTGGTCTCTATCGACCGCGAGTTCGGCGCCGGCAAGGTCGACTCCGTGTACCCCTCGATCAGCATCGTGGCCGAGAACCCGGTCGCTATCGTGGAGCGCACGACTGCCAAGAAGGGCACCGGCGAACTTGCCAAGGCCTACCTCGACTGGCTGTACTCCGACGAGGCGCAGGAGATCGCTGCCAAGCATGCGCTGCGGCCGCGCTCGCAGGCTGTGCTGAAGAAGTACGCCGACACCTTCAAGCCGTTGCAACTGTTCACGGTGCAGGAACTCTTCGGCAGCCTCGGCGACGCACAGAAAGTGCACTTCAACGACGGCGGCCAGTTCGACAAGCTCTACACGCCCGGCAGCAAGTGA
- the cysT gene encoding sulfate ABC transporter permease subunit CysT, producing the protein MTAVSPALPSAATPLAPATARGTSRKVLPGFNLTLGYTVMYLSIIVLIPLSALVFKTFTLTWDQFWVAVTAPRVMASYRLTFGASLIAALVNLVFGLLVAWVLVRYKFPGKRIVDALVDLPFALPTAVAGISLTALLAGNGWVGQFLEPHGIKLAFTPAGIVIALIFIGLPFVVRTVQPVLEDTEKELEEAASSLGATRLQTFMRVILPAIMPALLTGFAMAFARAIGEYGSVIFIAGNMPMISEITPLIIIGKLEQYDYAGATAVALVMLVLSFLLLLVINGLQTWQRRRAGAPL; encoded by the coding sequence GTGACAGCCGTGTCTCCAGCGTTGCCATCTGCGGCAACGCCTCTCGCGCCAGCGACGGCCCGGGGCACTTCCAGAAAGGTGCTGCCGGGCTTTAATTTAACGCTCGGCTACACGGTGATGTATCTCAGCATCATCGTGCTGATCCCGCTGTCGGCATTGGTCTTCAAGACCTTCACGCTCACCTGGGACCAGTTCTGGGTGGCGGTCACTGCGCCGCGCGTCATGGCGTCTTATCGCCTGACTTTCGGTGCGTCGCTGATCGCCGCGCTGGTCAATCTGGTCTTCGGTCTGCTCGTGGCGTGGGTGCTGGTGCGCTACAAGTTTCCGGGCAAGCGAATCGTCGATGCGCTGGTCGACTTGCCCTTCGCACTGCCTACCGCGGTGGCCGGTATTTCGCTGACCGCCTTGCTGGCGGGCAACGGATGGGTCGGTCAGTTCCTCGAACCGCACGGCATCAAGCTGGCCTTCACGCCCGCGGGCATCGTGATCGCGCTGATCTTCATCGGCTTGCCTTTCGTTGTGCGCACCGTGCAACCGGTGCTCGAAGACACCGAGAAAGAACTTGAAGAAGCCGCGTCATCGTTGGGTGCAACGCGCCTGCAAACCTTCATGCGGGTCATCCTGCCGGCCATCATGCCGGCGCTGCTCACCGGCTTTGCGATGGCGTTCGCCCGCGCCATCGGCGAGTACGGTTCGGTCATCTTCATCGCCGGCAACATGCCGATGATCTCGGAGATCACCCCGCTCATCATCATCGGCAAGCTGGAGCAATACGACTACGCGGGGGCAACCGCGGTCGCGTTGGTAATGCTGGTGCTGTCGTTCTTGTTGTTGCTGGTCATCAATGGCTTGCAGACGTGGCAGCGCAGGCGCGCGGGAGCGCCGTTGTGA
- the cysW gene encoding sulfate ABC transporter permease subunit CysW, whose product MSAPAKVIRRAQAGTTESPWVKWTLIAIALAFMFLFLVLPLAAVATEALRKGFGAYLEALKEPDAWSAIELTLIVAAITVPLNLVFGVAAAWAIAKFEFRGKSLLTTLVDLPFAVSPVVAGLIYVLVFGAQGWFGPWLQAHDIKIIFAVPGIVLATVFVTFPFIARELVPLMQAQGTDEEQAAIVLGATGWQTFWRVTLPNIKWGLLYGVILCNARAMGEFGAVSVVSGHIRGQTNTMPLHVEVLYNEYQSVAAFAVASLLAILALVTLVIKTVIEWRHEREMKAIAELPPERPAAG is encoded by the coding sequence GTGAGTGCGCCGGCCAAGGTGATTCGCAGGGCGCAGGCCGGTACAACCGAGTCGCCATGGGTCAAGTGGACATTGATTGCCATTGCGCTGGCGTTCATGTTTCTCTTCCTGGTGCTGCCACTCGCCGCCGTCGCGACCGAGGCGTTGCGCAAAGGCTTCGGCGCGTATCTCGAAGCGTTGAAAGAGCCCGACGCGTGGAGCGCGATCGAGCTCACGCTCATCGTGGCGGCCATCACGGTGCCGCTGAATCTCGTCTTCGGGGTGGCCGCAGCCTGGGCCATCGCCAAGTTCGAGTTCCGCGGCAAGTCGTTGCTGACGACGCTGGTCGACCTGCCGTTTGCGGTGTCGCCGGTCGTTGCGGGACTGATCTACGTGCTGGTGTTCGGCGCGCAGGGCTGGTTCGGGCCGTGGCTCCAGGCACACGACATCAAAATCATCTTCGCGGTACCCGGCATCGTGCTGGCGACAGTGTTCGTGACCTTCCCGTTCATCGCGCGCGAACTCGTGCCGCTGATGCAGGCTCAAGGGACCGACGAAGAGCAGGCCGCCATCGTGCTCGGCGCGACCGGCTGGCAGACCTTCTGGCGCGTGACGCTGCCCAACATCAAGTGGGGCTTGCTGTACGGCGTGATCCTTTGCAATGCGCGTGCGATGGGCGAATTCGGCGCGGTGTCGGTGGTGTCGGGCCACATCCGCGGGCAGACCAATACGATGCCGCTGCATGTCGAGGTGCTCTACAACGAGTACCAGTCGGTGGCGGCTTTCGCCGTCGCGTCGCTGCTGGCCATCCTCGCACTGGTCACGTTGGTCATTAAGACGGTGATCGAATGGCGGCACGAGCGCGAGATGAAGGCCATAGCCGAATTGCCGCCCGAGCGGCCCGCAGCCGGCTGA
- a CDS encoding sulfate/molybdate ABC transporter ATP-binding protein: MSIEIRDISKRFGEFQALRNVNLDVESGELVALLGPSGCGKTTLLRIIAGLETADAGSILFSGEDTTDVHVRERQVGFVFQHYALFRHMTVFENVAFGLRVKPRSTRPAEAKIKEKVIDLLKLVQLDWLADRYPSQLSGGQRQRIALARALAVEPKVLLLDEPFGALDAKVRKELRRWLRRLHDELHVTSIFVTHDQEEALEVADRVVVINKGQIEQVGSPQDVWDKPASPFVYGFLGDVNLFHGRADHGEVQLDGMRFDAPEHSGARDAKALAYVRPHDLSVARYTPGAAGIVATLTRAIVVGPTARLELEPVGSNPDNPGSGTIIEAQLPAQQFRDLGLHEGDTVVATPRKAKVFVEEDWVSP; the protein is encoded by the coding sequence ATGAGTATTGAAATCCGCGACATCAGCAAGCGATTCGGTGAATTCCAGGCGCTGCGCAACGTCAACCTCGACGTCGAATCGGGGGAACTGGTCGCGCTGCTCGGCCCGTCGGGCTGCGGCAAGACCACGTTGCTGCGCATCATCGCGGGCCTGGAAACGGCCGACGCCGGCAGCATCCTCTTTTCAGGTGAAGACACCACCGATGTGCATGTGCGTGAGCGCCAGGTCGGCTTCGTGTTCCAGCATTACGCGCTGTTCCGGCACATGACCGTCTTCGAGAACGTGGCCTTCGGATTGCGCGTCAAGCCGCGCAGCACGCGTCCGGCCGAAGCCAAGATCAAGGAGAAGGTGATCGACCTTCTCAAGCTCGTGCAGCTCGACTGGCTGGCCGACCGCTATCCGTCGCAGTTGTCGGGTGGCCAACGCCAGCGCATCGCGCTGGCCCGTGCGCTCGCGGTCGAACCCAAGGTGCTGCTGCTCGACGAACCCTTCGGCGCGCTCGACGCCAAGGTGCGCAAGGAGTTGCGCCGCTGGCTGCGCCGCCTGCACGACGAGCTGCACGTGACCAGCATTTTCGTGACGCACGATCAGGAAGAAGCGCTCGAAGTGGCCGATCGCGTGGTGGTCATCAACAAGGGGCAGATCGAGCAGGTCGGCTCGCCGCAGGACGTTTGGGACAAGCCCGCCAGCCCGTTCGTCTACGGCTTTCTCGGTGACGTCAATCTGTTCCATGGCCGCGCCGACCACGGCGAAGTTCAGCTCGACGGCATGCGCTTCGATGCGCCCGAACACAGCGGCGCGCGCGATGCCAAGGCGCTGGCGTATGTCCGGCCGCATGACCTGAGCGTCGCGCGCTACACGCCGGGTGCCGCTGGAATCGTCGCGACGCTGACGCGAGCCATCGTCGTCGGACCGACCGCGCGGCTGGAACTTGAACCCGTCGGATCGAATCCAGACAATCCGGGCTCCGGAACCATCATCGAAGCGCAACTTCCTGCGCAACAGTTCAGGGACTTGGGTTTGCACGAGGGCGACACGGTCGTCGCCACGCCGCGCAAGGCCAAGGTGTTCGTTGAAGAAGACTGGGTTTCCCCTTGA
- a CDS encoding disulfide bond formation protein B: protein MIDWYFGAPRRAYALICLACVAMLAFGLYLQHVVGLEPCPMCIVQRYALVLVALFSALAAATTKKGVQVAGGLLMLMSALAGGYTAAQQSWLQWYPPEVVSCGRDFYGMIETFPLKRALPMIFRGGGDCSQIDWTFLKLSIANWSFVAFVGFTVLALILLARRGGPRAYSGRVSKAA, encoded by the coding sequence TTGATCGATTGGTACTTCGGCGCACCGCGCCGCGCCTATGCGCTGATTTGCCTGGCCTGCGTTGCGATGTTGGCCTTCGGCCTGTACCTGCAGCACGTGGTCGGCCTCGAGCCGTGCCCGATGTGCATCGTGCAGCGATACGCGCTGGTGCTGGTGGCGTTGTTCTCGGCGCTGGCGGCCGCGACGACCAAGAAGGGCGTGCAGGTCGCCGGCGGCCTGTTGATGCTGATGTCTGCGCTGGCCGGTGGCTACACCGCGGCGCAACAGAGCTGGTTGCAGTGGTACCCGCCCGAAGTGGTTTCTTGCGGCCGCGACTTCTACGGAATGATCGAGACCTTTCCGCTGAAGCGCGCACTGCCGATGATCTTTCGCGGCGGTGGCGATTGCTCGCAGATCGACTGGACCTTTCTGAAGCTGTCGATCGCCAACTGGTCGTTCGTCGCGTTCGTGGGCTTCACGGTGCTTGCCCTGATATTGCTGGCCCGCCGCGGCGGGCCGCGTGCTTACAGCGGCAGGGTGTCGAAGGCGGCGTAA
- a CDS encoding mobilization protein → MSSINFIGGEKGGVGKSVTARVLAQYFIDHSRPFVGFDTDRSHSSFTRFYEGFASPVVVDSFEGLDTVVNGFEHNPKQNVIVDLAAQTLAPLSRWIKESALFDVFKDIGVTVNFWHVLDDGKDSTDLLGTLIDTFGDRPNYIVVQNYGRGSDFGMLLASQSLSKARQHSALVIAMPRLHDASMRKIDAQNSSFWKAVNDREGPHALGLLERQRVKAWLATAYAAFDTLPL, encoded by the coding sequence ATGAGCTCAATCAATTTCATCGGCGGCGAAAAAGGCGGCGTCGGCAAGTCGGTCACGGCACGGGTGCTCGCGCAGTACTTCATCGACCACAGTCGCCCCTTCGTCGGCTTCGACACCGACCGCTCCCACAGCTCATTCACCCGCTTCTACGAAGGCTTTGCGTCGCCCGTCGTGGTCGACAGCTTTGAAGGCCTCGACACGGTGGTCAACGGCTTCGAGCACAACCCGAAGCAAAACGTGATCGTCGACCTGGCGGCGCAGACGCTGGCACCGCTGTCACGCTGGATCAAGGAGTCCGCGCTGTTCGATGTCTTCAAGGATATTGGGGTCACCGTCAATTTCTGGCACGTGCTGGACGACGGCAAGGACTCGACCGACCTGCTCGGCACGCTCATCGACACCTTCGGTGACCGCCCCAATTACATCGTGGTGCAGAACTACGGCCGCGGCAGCGACTTCGGCATGTTGCTGGCATCGCAGTCGCTGTCGAAGGCCAGGCAGCACAGCGCCTTGGTCATCGCGATGCCGCGCCTGCACGACGCGAGCATGCGCAAGATCGACGCGCAGAACAGCAGCTTCTGGAAAGCGGTCAACGACCGCGAAGGCCCGCACGCGCTGGGCCTGCTGGAACGCCAGCGCGTGAAGGCGTGGCTTGCGACGGCTTACGCCGCCTTCGACACCCTGCCGCTGTAA
- a CDS encoding aldo/keto reductase encodes MSAPLPVVLPRRPLGRTGLDVTVLGFGAAPLGNLFSHLDEATSVAAVVAAFDGGINLLDMAPHYGNGLAELRAGEALRQVLQHRSRDSIVVSTKVGRWFDPMPTGRAAALAPDVGHAEVASPGFVGALPHRAVLDYSYDGTLRSIEQSLLRTGLDRLDIVLIHDVDVWTHGPDAIEARFSEAMKGAYRALSRLRDEGVVRAIGVGLNESEMCERFAHAGDFDTMLLAGRYSLLEQPALGSFLPLALQKNIAVMLGGVFNSGILATGAVAGARYDYQPAPAAVMARVAAIDAVCALHSVRLADAALQFALGHPAVTTLVLGAVTPNEVRRNIASLAAPIPPQLWRDLRTEGLLPAAVPTPKGPA; translated from the coding sequence GTGAGTGCGCCGTTGCCGGTCGTGTTGCCACGCCGCCCGCTCGGCCGCACCGGCCTCGACGTGACGGTGCTGGGCTTCGGCGCAGCACCGCTCGGCAACCTGTTCAGCCATCTCGACGAAGCCACCAGCGTCGCGGCTGTGGTCGCGGCTTTCGACGGCGGCATCAATCTGCTCGACATGGCGCCGCACTACGGCAACGGACTGGCCGAGCTGCGCGCCGGTGAAGCGCTTCGGCAGGTACTGCAGCACCGGTCGCGCGACAGCATCGTTGTGTCGACCAAGGTCGGACGCTGGTTCGATCCGATGCCGACCGGACGCGCAGCCGCACTGGCCCCCGACGTCGGTCATGCCGAGGTCGCGAGCCCAGGTTTCGTCGGCGCATTGCCGCATCGGGCAGTGCTCGACTATTCGTACGACGGTACCCTGCGCTCGATCGAGCAGTCGCTGCTGCGCACCGGGCTCGACCGTCTGGACATCGTGTTGATTCACGACGTTGATGTCTGGACGCACGGCCCCGACGCGATCGAAGCCCGCTTTTCGGAAGCCATGAAAGGGGCCTACCGCGCGCTCAGCCGATTGCGTGATGAAGGCGTGGTGCGCGCCATCGGCGTTGGCCTCAACGAAAGCGAAATGTGCGAGCGCTTCGCCCATGCCGGCGACTTCGACACGATGCTGCTGGCCGGACGCTACTCGTTGCTGGAGCAACCTGCATTGGGCTCGTTCCTGCCACTGGCGCTGCAAAAAAACATCGCCGTCATGCTTGGCGGCGTTTTCAACTCCGGCATTCTGGCCACCGGTGCGGTTGCAGGCGCGCGCTATGACTACCAGCCAGCGCCGGCCGCAGTGATGGCACGCGTGGCTGCGATCGACGCCGTGTGCGCGCTGCACTCCGTGCGGTTGGCCGACGCGGCGTTGCAATTCGCGCTCGGACATCCGGCCGTCACCACGCTGGTGCTCGGCGCCGTGACGCCGAACGAAGTGCGACGCAACATCGCCTCGCTTGCAGCGCCTATACCGCCGCAGTTATGGCGGGACCTCCGCACTGAAGGCTTACTGCCAGCCGCCGTACCGACGCCCAAGGGACCTGCATGA
- a CDS encoding RbsD/FucU family protein, producing MLKNIDPLLTPALLRELAAMGHGDFIAICDANFPAYSVAADKPLIHLPGCGTIAVLRAILSVLPLDTFDGSPVHRMEQVGHPEVLADIQREAADTVFARLDPVPHVAGLERFAYYAQARGACVVVLTGETMPYGNFLLRKGVL from the coding sequence ATGCTTAAGAACATCGATCCACTCCTCACACCAGCGCTGCTGCGGGAACTGGCCGCCATGGGGCACGGTGACTTCATCGCCATTTGCGACGCCAACTTTCCCGCCTATTCGGTGGCTGCCGACAAGCCGTTAATTCATCTGCCGGGTTGTGGGACGATCGCCGTGCTGCGCGCCATTCTCTCGGTGTTGCCGCTCGACACTTTCGACGGCAGCCCGGTGCACCGGATGGAACAGGTCGGTCATCCAGAAGTGCTTGCGGACATCCAGCGCGAAGCCGCCGACACGGTGTTCGCCCGACTGGATCCGGTGCCGCACGTGGCGGGCCTCGAGCGCTTCGCCTACTACGCGCAGGCCCGCGGCGCCTGTGTCGTGGTCCTCACCGGAGAAACCATGCCGTACGGCAATTTCCTGCTGCGCAAGGGAGTCCTGTGA